A section of the Kribbella sp. HUAS MG21 genome encodes:
- a CDS encoding carbohydrate ABC transporter permease, protein MTTALTSSLATSAARTATRRRRRPEAFTVISIIGVTAFMLICLVPFWMIVSGSFTDEQTLATTGYSLIPRPFSLSAYKLIFTGPTLLSAYTASVFITLVGTALALAFTSGLSWVIARRLPYVSRPLSVFAYIPMLFTGGLVPLYLLVTQYLKLQNSYFAVILPLLVAPFLVFIQVSAFRQLPEEILDSARVDGAGEMQIFFRIGLPLSKPILAVVGLFYAVHYWNEWFTALLFMSEVHKFPLPLLLQNLISNVSFSQMLPTAAEQSTPVYQLRLALTVVTIGPILLAYPFAQRYFVKGITLGATKG, encoded by the coding sequence GTGACCACTGCCCTTACCTCCAGCCTCGCCACGTCGGCCGCGCGGACGGCGACCCGCCGGCGCCGGCGGCCGGAAGCGTTCACGGTGATCAGCATCATCGGCGTCACGGCGTTCATGCTGATCTGCCTGGTGCCGTTCTGGATGATCGTGTCCGGGTCGTTCACCGACGAGCAGACGCTGGCGACCACCGGCTACAGCCTGATCCCGCGGCCGTTCTCGTTGTCGGCGTACAAGCTGATCTTCACCGGGCCCACGCTGCTCAGCGCATACACCGCCAGCGTGTTCATCACGCTCGTCGGTACGGCGCTCGCGCTCGCGTTCACGTCCGGACTGAGCTGGGTGATCGCCCGCCGGCTGCCGTACGTCAGCCGGCCGCTGTCGGTGTTCGCGTACATCCCGATGCTGTTCACCGGCGGACTCGTCCCGCTCTACCTGCTCGTCACGCAGTACCTGAAACTGCAGAACAGCTACTTCGCGGTCATCCTGCCGTTGCTGGTGGCACCTTTCCTGGTGTTCATCCAGGTGTCGGCGTTCCGGCAGCTGCCGGAGGAGATCCTGGACTCGGCGCGGGTCGACGGTGCCGGGGAGATGCAGATCTTCTTCCGGATCGGGCTGCCGCTGTCGAAGCCGATCCTCGCGGTGGTCGGCCTGTTCTACGCGGTGCACTACTGGAACGAATGGTTCACCGCGCTGCTGTTCATGTCCGAGGTGCACAAGTTCCCGCTCCCGCTGCTGCTGCAGAACCTGATCTCGAACGTGTCGTTCTCGCAGATGCTGCCGACAGCCGCGGAGCAGTCGACGCCGGTCTACCAGCTCCGGCTCGCCCTGAC
- a CDS encoding hydroxyacid dehydrogenase, with the protein MSDRPSAVVAMSAVHWPSLFPDPIRRRLGELVAYDPAVIVERLDDPRLGGRLADAELLITGWGSPVIDGPALDAMPKLRAVLHAAGSVKAHLSPEVWERGIAVSSAADANAVPVAEYALGAILLAGKGAFGFRERYRRERFFELGLIHAGVGNYGRTVGIIGASRIGRQVIALLRQFDFHVQVYDPYAADLDVPVVDLPTLLATSDVVSVHAPATAETYRMLGRAELALMPDGATLVNTARGQLVDTEALADELRSGRLAAVIDVTEPEPLPSGSPLYDLPNAFLTPHIAGSHGNELARLGACVADELGRFLAGDPLRHPVTLADLERSA; encoded by the coding sequence GTGTCCGATCGACCGTCGGCCGTCGTCGCGATGTCCGCCGTGCACTGGCCGTCGCTGTTCCCGGACCCGATCCGCCGCCGGCTCGGTGAGTTGGTCGCGTACGACCCGGCGGTCATCGTCGAGCGCCTCGACGACCCGCGGCTGGGCGGCCGGCTCGCGGACGCCGAGCTGCTGATCACCGGCTGGGGCAGTCCGGTCATCGACGGACCGGCGCTCGACGCGATGCCGAAGCTCCGTGCCGTCCTGCACGCGGCCGGGAGTGTGAAAGCGCATCTGAGCCCCGAGGTGTGGGAGCGCGGCATCGCGGTGTCCTCGGCCGCGGACGCCAACGCCGTACCGGTGGCGGAGTACGCCCTGGGGGCGATCCTGCTGGCGGGCAAAGGCGCGTTCGGGTTCCGTGAGCGGTACCGCCGGGAGCGCTTCTTCGAGCTGGGACTCATCCACGCGGGCGTCGGGAACTACGGCCGGACGGTGGGCATCATCGGCGCGTCGCGGATCGGCCGCCAGGTGATCGCGCTGCTGCGGCAGTTCGACTTCCACGTGCAGGTGTACGACCCGTACGCCGCCGATCTCGACGTACCCGTCGTCGACCTGCCGACGCTGCTCGCGACCAGCGACGTCGTCAGCGTGCACGCACCCGCCACCGCGGAGACCTACCGGATGCTCGGCCGCGCGGAGCTGGCGCTGATGCCGGACGGCGCCACGCTGGTCAACACCGCGCGCGGCCAGCTCGTCGACACCGAGGCGCTCGCCGACGAGCTGCGGTCGGGGCGGCTCGCGGCCGTCATCGACGTCACCGAACCCGAACCGCTGCCGTCCGGCTCGCCGCTGTACGACCTGCCGAACGCCTTCCTGACGCCGCACATCGCGGGCTCGCACGGCAATGAACTCGCGCGACTCGGCGCCTGCGTCGCGGACGAGCTGGGGCGGTTCCTGGCCGGCGATCCGCTGCGGCACCCGGTCACGCTCGCCGACCTCGAGCGCAGCGCCTGA
- a CDS encoding ABC transporter permease subunit, with protein sequence MTDHSTGPAARRRGALRGSLWLGLLALPAVAFFLVFSYAPMAGLVVAFKEFDISKGIFGSPWNGLDNFRYFFSSGDAGRILLNTLLLNVLFLAATLAAGVTLAIMLNELRGRYFKRVAQSTIFFPYFVSPVVIAIMLQVLLSGPAGSGGAVNDALAGFGLPTVSWYTEPGPWPWILTVVKVWQLGGYMSVIFLAAITSIPEDVYEAGQIDGASRAQMAFRITLPLLKPTAAVLLVLGVGRIFYGDFGTIYAIVGDNGTLFPTTDVIDTYVFRSLRQIGDFGTTAAIGLFQSVVGFVLVATAVLIQRRYSKETSLL encoded by the coding sequence GTGACTGACCACTCGACCGGGCCCGCAGCGCGCCGCCGTGGCGCGCTGCGCGGCAGCCTGTGGCTGGGTCTGCTGGCGCTGCCCGCCGTGGCGTTCTTCCTGGTGTTCAGCTACGCGCCGATGGCCGGCCTGGTGGTGGCCTTCAAGGAGTTCGACATCAGCAAGGGCATCTTCGGCAGCCCCTGGAACGGCCTGGACAACTTCCGGTACTTCTTCAGCTCGGGCGACGCCGGCCGGATCCTGCTGAACACGCTGCTGCTGAACGTGCTGTTCCTGGCCGCGACGCTGGCGGCGGGCGTGACGCTCGCGATCATGCTGAACGAGCTCCGCGGCCGGTACTTCAAGCGCGTCGCGCAGTCGACGATCTTCTTCCCGTACTTCGTCTCGCCGGTCGTGATCGCGATCATGCTGCAGGTGCTGCTGTCCGGGCCGGCCGGTTCGGGCGGCGCGGTGAACGACGCGCTCGCGGGCTTCGGACTGCCGACCGTCAGCTGGTACACCGAGCCCGGCCCGTGGCCGTGGATCCTCACCGTGGTGAAGGTCTGGCAGCTCGGCGGGTACATGAGCGTGATCTTCCTGGCCGCGATCACCTCGATCCCCGAGGACGTCTACGAGGCCGGGCAGATCGACGGCGCGAGCCGGGCGCAGATGGCGTTCCGGATCACGCTGCCGCTGCTCAAGCCGACGGCCGCGGTACTGCTCGTGCTCGGCGTCGGCCGGATCTTCTACGGCGACTTCGGCACGATCTACGCGATCGTCGGCGACAACGGCACCCTGTTCCCGACCACCGACGTCATCGACACCTACGTCTTCCGCTCGCTGCGCCAGATCGGCGACTTCGGCACCACCGCCGCGATCGGGCTGTTCCAGTCGGTCGTCGGGTTCGTCCTGGTGGCGACGGCGGTGCTGATCCAGCGCCGGTACTCGAAGGAAACGAGCCTGCTGTGA